The following DNA comes from Astatotilapia calliptera chromosome 6, fAstCal1.2, whole genome shotgun sequence.
gtaaatataatatggccaatattatagttattatattaatcattattagtcaTTACAGCAGGGAGTTTGAACTccgtgtcaaatactgagcttcaataaagattcaagttgcatttattcattgttcctatcaccttaaatcttcactcaaagacgaGTATCTTTGACACTGTATATATAGGTGTATTGtacataagagacaaatattgttcgttttatatgttggcattactaaatgtggttcaatgcttacatatatgtgtaaaaagcaaatgtacgagctgtgataactgtttctgatagaatgaagagtagactgatatataaAACATTCCTtcattgggtgagaaaatcagaccatgtcataactgctttacgtcatacagaatagatatcagagccttaaacaggctgacttctgctaaatgggtcaaactgggcagaaagtatacaaacacataacatccttatagaatatgatgtaacactatagatcaacttacctcagaatatataaagcatataaacaattacagcaatatgatgcaacaaacacagcagtgctactaatccaaaatactcaaagcttcatagaactgaaacagacatctatttttaggtccattctgctgctgatacataatttattttttctgaatattaaacttgttgctgtcTTTCATAGTTCGACACCaccagcaatataacatagctaacattaacagtgcagtgaatcctgctggtgccgtgatattcaggactgcaaaccgagcagcatcactgactttcagcttgttgtgtttgtggatatatgactgactttaattatccataaaatcatcacattctctgtaagattaaggtcagctattgtattattatattttaaaggcttttaaaCCAAGTAAacactgaaagtacaaacaccGCTAATGGCAAATAACTTTgctgacatgtggccaacagtaatgttttaatgttcctcattattaaacattttcacataaatgagtgacataatattcagtacttaaaggctgctgaccctgaattgggatacagccagagTGTTTTGAtacgtgagagatttgtgacgtttaccaTGTTTGGAGTCTcaagttagtgtgttgtcttgtgcagagatgggcagtaacatgttactgtaatctgattactttttcaagtaacgagtaaagtaagggattactattgcaaaattggtaattagattaccgttactttcccgtaggaaggctgcgttactaaaaccgtgatttttttgcgagaatgtctcatgacagtgacataagcgAGTGAGCCgctggtgacaacagctgtgtgcagatcaacaatggatcataaatcgattgtgggagagagtatgagcgtgcagcgtttaaagcgtggaagtactgaccttattttgagtttgattccataaaaagtgacaaaaacattagtgtccgttgtgcgtgggaagaaaactttttacagcgaaaaaccctaaacttccaagcaagcaccgagtgcgcaacgacgtaatgggaaattcacagagaaactcgcggattcttcaactgaccacggcacacctgcaccagggtaaacctccgcctaccgcggtcctgctttacaggtgaaaatagagcaacagggccgctgagtctttgactttatttattttctgctgtgtttcacttgcatctatttgaaagactgagtgtaaacacaaaaaatattttattttatgtgcagaaaataggtttaaatgttaaactaatttattcaagtcagagaatgttgcatacaattaaatttttgcttgatgcataaagttaaaagattaaaactaataaaacaagttaaaaaagagacttttccatttgattacattttgtatgatggattatgcagaaaaagtagaattgggctgaaagatctatcactttatcacctcttcaggttgtaaatcgtgtttttaaaaagtaactaagtaactaagtaattaattacttttgaaaataagtaatcagtaaagtaacgggattacttttttggggaagtaatcagtaattagttactgattacttttttcaagtaacttgaccaacactggtcttgtgtagttagtgtgtagtgtagtcgttgttttgttttgtgtgtcagttctactagtggaaaagcttgaaaagggacgttgaaagtgcttaaaaagtgcttgaatttggCCCTGAAAAAGGCGTATGAACCCTGCATGCAGGACTAATTTGGACTAAATCAAAAGGGCCGTGCAGCCCTGGTTCACTCAAGGTAATGTctgtaaaacataaatataataaGTAAATTTCTTAATAAAGTTATAATATTAAGATATTGAGAAGACAAGGCATTTCAGTTTCTTAGTTAATAATAGAGATAGCAATGCCAAGAAGATGCCTTGGATTGGCCCCTTCTCATCCCAGTTAGTTAGAGTTCATTGGGAGTATTTAATGAACATAAGTATGATTTTCTTATATAGCTGTGGTTTGAATGGCTACTTTGCAATATGAAAGAATCCTCAGACTGTCCTCTGATACCCGTGACATGGTCAGCAGAGTCTGCTTGTTGAGTTTGATGCCCTTGAGCTTAATGGACTGTATGTACTAAAACAAATGGAAGAGCCAGTGGTGAAGAGTTCATACCCTGAAAGAGTCATGAACTAATTCTTCTTAGAAGACTGATGAAGGCTTCCATATGGCATGTTCCctgtttctttctccctcttttttttagcTAAAGAGGGACGGTCAAACAACATCATGCCCATTTAATAATGACAGTAGCTGAAGGCAAACAAGATGCAATCATTTCTTGGTACAATCACAGCTTTGTAGCTTTACTCAATCTTTGAGCAGTGAATCAGATGACTAATTTGAGGCGGACTGCTAGACATTTCTGCTGcgctatttattttttttacttacctTATTTTCTACTCGGATAAAAAAATGAAGCCCCTTCATGTCCTCGTGTCTTTTTGCTTCTCAGGTGAGTTTTGATCAGTTCTATCCAGAGGCATTTGTTTTAATCAGTAAAAGCTATATTCTATTTTAATGTGTACTTATACATGAATTGAAGTGaagaaataaatgcaatatgtgTAGGTGAATCATTTTTTGGAGTTATCTTCATGGCATTTTCTTAAATGAAAATGGATCTTTTTGATCTGTTAGAGCAGTTTTGAAATTGTCAGGTCATCTCCAgtaatttcaaaaataaatagaatattttacttttaatgaaTGTCTGATTAATTAAATTTATGTGAATTATGAGGCTATTCTGAATACAATCAAAGATTGCTCTAATATGATGTATAGACTTTAACTGGTTTTTATTTGTAATGCAGTGCAGTGACTTTGAATCTTGATTAAActctaaaaaaagataaaaactaaTTTTTGCAATTGTTTGCAATGCATGCAATATAATCATAATGTTAAGCCATCAAAAGCGATCTTATTCAGTATAGTTGAATGTACTACTCTTATTATATTATCATTAATATAATTAATGatataaatatcattaataTCATCTTAAATTGATATGTACAACAAGAGAGTAAGTTAAGATGTTTGGTGTGATCATTTTTGTGTTATATTAATTATAAGTTACAGTCATACAATTCttaatatttttgcttttttaactttattactTACATATTTATAATGAAATGGCAACATAATATTATGATAGAATAGAATTGAGTGGGGAAATGTTGTTATTTCAATGCAATGAATTGCAAGTATAATAAATTATGAAGTAGtctgtattttatatatattttaaatttagtCTTCAGTCACATTTTGGTTAagtttatgaaagaaccatggtttgggttaaaatagTCCCTTTCAAAAATAGTAAACAAATATCAGAGAGCTTGTCTGGCAGAAATCAGTTAAACTGTTTATCTTTTCATCAATGTTTTTATAATGCTTGAGGATACTTAACTCTGGCTGTGAAATAAAAGGTTTCTTTGTTTAGCCTCTTCTCTGCATggatatgcatttttttcctaaTTTGCAGAGAATGTTTGAAGGATTAGAAGTCTACAGTGCTTTCTTTTAATGCCattaaactgtattttataatttcctTGACTCAAACCAACAGTTAACTATGGTATATCAGTTGATCTTATTTTTATAGCAGAGCAGCACTCTCCTCAGTGCATTTTATATCATAAGGTAAAGCTAAAGAGAATGGTTCCcttggaaagaaagaaactcacCGGTGTTAGactcagggggaaaaaagcatgaACCATTTGGGGTGAGGAGAAAATGGAAAGATAGAAGACAAGCattcagagaaaacaaacataaagatCAACCCTGAGCAGGTTAGTAGGGCATGATCCATGATGTCATGTGGACATCAAGTTTCaatttgaatgaaatgaaatgttttttccaaATGCATGATTTTGGAAAAAATCATGCATTTGCTGTACTGACTAAATAAAGAAGTCAGTACAGCAAGAATTATAATTTGTGTTCACCACATTTGTATGCTGGTTAGAGCCAGTGTTAAGCTGTAACCAGGCCTTTTTGTGTCAAACTGCAGCTGTGAGTATGGTGGCCTCAGAAGTGCTAGAGGTGAGCGGCCGTGTTGGTGGTGAGGTCTCCATCCTCTGCTCCGGTAGCTGGAACAGAGACAGCGGTGCCAAACACAACAGCATGTATTTCTGCAAAGGAGTCTGCTCCAGCGAAAGCATTCTCATTCAGAGCGAGAGGAGGCGATCCACCGTCGCAAGTCAAGGGAGATACAGCATTAACAATGGCAGAGAAGATGGAGTCTTCAATGTGGCCATAAAGAAGCTGGAGAAAGCGGACACAGGGAGATATCGCTGTGGAGTGGAGAAAACCTTGAATGTGTTGTATCGGGAAATTAATCTCATAGTTGTAGAAGGTAGGTTAAGTTTCCTGCAGGTTTCCTCCATTGGTGCAGGTGACCCATTTTAAGGTTAAAGTTTTAACTGTAGGTTAGCATAATGCAATCATTTGACCATTTTTGTGCACTAATGTTGAGCCCACCAGTATGTGGCTGGCATTTGCAATACTTAACTAAATTAAGACTGAAATGTATATTAACTTCGTTATTAACAAAGTTAATAACAGTGTCACATGAGCACACAAGCATTATCTCTCACCAGTCTTCCTGCGTCCTCTTCTCTCAAAGCTTCCACTGTTCCCAGATCTCCTTCCTCCACTACTATCATTCCGAACAAAACAGCACTTCTGTCACATGACAGCTTTACATCCAGCACCGAGCAATCACCAGCACCATCTTCACCCTCAgatggaaagagaaacagacatGAAGCATCCCGACTCACAGGTATTTCAAGGCTGAATGGATCTGATAGCAAgcttaacaacaacaaatacagcATGTATGTATAGAAAAACTCTGGATAAGAATGGTTTAATCAGACTCAGATTTATACATTACACCAAAGTTGATTTTTTGGGTGCTACAGCATAGCATTGCTTCCAACTGATGGCATGAAGATACTTGCTcagtaataacaaaataatgacaTTCCACAGTCTTGCTTACACATTCTCCATTTCGTTGTTTTGATGTATTCATGGTGCAGATGTCATAGTTGTATTTGTGGTACTCACAATCTAGCTACAGCTGGATACCTGTCCAGGGTCTCTACCCTGGACAGGTATCCAGGGTAGAGACCCTGGACAGGTATCCAGCTGTCCAGGGTCTCTACCCTGACTTTTGCCCTATGATAGCTgcaataggctccagccccctgcGACCTTgataaggataagcggaagagaatggataaAATGGACTTAAATTTTTACTTGTAATATAATAATTGTTTTAGTGGTTTGGGTTTTTGGCTTTCACCAAATGTGGCACTGTTAAAatgccaaacatctccactttggtctcatctgtctaaGGGACATAGTTCCAGAAGTCTTAAGAACATTCAGGTGAATACCTGAATACTGCAGACCTGCAAACTGCTACAACTAGTGCAAGAGGTAGTCCCACTTACACTAGCAGCACCTGGCTACTGCTTTCTGTTAGATTTggattgttgattgtcatttatgcttagaaatatttacttatgtatgcttagagttttataattagttgtagattggtagaggtttgatccttaatagtctgcaaactttgtgtgcattagaGAGCACTCtaggagcatgagagaggtcgtaccttgttttattgttttacggtaggattaacgtagctacgtctgttctagtctaagtgctttttgtttagatgaactgctggacttcctcaccgtgttatctagggtgaaccatctagggtgagggggagactaccctcttcctgaccaagaggaccccccccccccccccccccccacacacacacacacagtattctttgttcacatgtatacctatgtaagatgctatatgttaatgaccctatgcatattcatgtaaccacaataaaaggagtgctatggggaacctggctgagagcCTGATGggggtcaagtggtggaacgacacttggctccaggcaggtctccctcatgcatgagtaacaagaagaactttgcctacttcgtgtcttgcttgctgtgtaattatattgccttcaacgttccagcgaataggttcaagctacaaacctttCACTTTCCTTCTTAATTCCCATGCAAGCATCAAACGTTTGCTTAGTTTTTCCACACAGTGCTTCTCCATTttggtttaggttttgttaaATAGATAACGACACAGTGTACAATGTCATGTTTTGTAGTTCACCTGAgataatttttaaatgttgtcatagattaaaaaaatgtaataaatgaaaatttaaagttttaactATACTGTCACATTTGTCACACAAATTTTGGCAAAGTGGTACACCATAAAAGTAACTTTACTCCTAGAATACAGGGAATATTATCAACAGAATTAAACTTTAACATGACACAAGATATTgatcagtgcttttttttccataaaaataagaagatttaaaatgtgtttaggaCAACtgtcttgatttgttttttgaacCTGCTGTTCTCCAAACTAAAGGaaagtcttttgttttgtgcagacACTACAATGGTCATCATTGTCTCAGGGAGCTTAGCTCTTCTGGTCTGTGCCATCATCCCTGTTATTTTCTATGGACACTGGCGGAGTCACACAGGCTAGTAGCACAGGTTTAGAGACAGTAAAGTATAATAATTCCATGGCAGGGTATTGTTCAGGTACATTacaaatttttttgtttatctcaAAAGGTCCGAACAGAGCTGAAGACAACAAGGGTGAGGTGAGTGACCATTTGTTATTCAACTATTTTAAAACTGAGTTTCCATATCTAAAGGCTGTTTCAAACACTAATGTTCACTGCTCAGAAAATAGCTACAATGGTGATTTATTCACAGGGTGATCATCGGGAGGAAAATACAGATGTTGGATCTGGTCAGGTTGCAGTGGAGCTGCAGGCCTTTGAGTCAGATGTTGCTCCAGAGACCGATGATAATTACACCTCCgcatatgctgccatctacGAGGCACGAGAACCTCAAACCATGGACTGAGAAGTCTTTTTTGTCCTGACAGcttattttcttctttgaattttacataaaaaataaagtaaactaTTTGACTCTAATTCTTTGAGAGATTTTTCATATTTCTATATTTGAATTTGGAGCCTTTAGTTGGTTTTATATCATAAACAATAAGCTGAGACAttagaaacatgaacaacaGCATAAAGAACTATGATTAACAACTAAAGGTTGTATTTCTAAACATAAATTCAAAGTGGTATCATAGTCATACCAAATCATGGTCCGACACACAAGCGGTATATTCAACCTTTACACTTTTTTCTAGCAGCCTTTACAGAATGTGGCCTTAGgtcacatttatttcatttagctTGTCTGTTACTTGCTGTCACATCACACGGCTTACTTAAACCTACAGAAAGGAAATAGAAGAGTGACTTTGGATGTTTGTATACAGATTATTTAGATGGACATCATACATGCAGTATAATGCAGCATaggtgtacagggagtgcagaattattaggcaaatgagtattttgtccacatcatcctcttcatgcatgttgtcttactccaagctgtataggctctaaagcctactaccaattaagcatattaggtgatgtgcatctctgtaatgagaaggggtgtggtctaatgacatcaacaccctatatcaggtgtgcataattattaggcaacgtcctttcctttggcaaaatgggtcaaaagaaggacttgacaggctcagaaaagtcaaaaatagtgagatgtcttgcagagggatgcggcagtctcaaaattgcaaagcttctggagcgtgatcatcaaacaatcaagcgtttcattcaaaatagtcaacagggtcgcaagaagcgtgtggaaaaaccaaggcgcaaaataactgcccatgaactgagaaaagtcaagcgtgcagctgccaagatgccacttgccaccagtttggccatatttcagagctgcaacatcactggagtgcccaaaagcacaaggtgtgcaatactcagagacatggccaaagtaagaaaggctgaaagacgaccaccactgaacaagacacacaagctgaaacgtcaagactgggccaagaaatatctcaagactggtttttctaaggttttatggactgatgaaatgagagtgagtcttgatgggccagatggatgggcccgtggctggattggtaaagggcagagagctccagtccgactcagacgccagcaaggtggaggtggagtactggtttgggctggtatcatcaaagatgagcttgtggggccttttcgggttgaggttggtgtcaagctcaactcccagtcctactgccagtttctggaagacaccttcttcaagcagtggtacaggaagaagtctgcatccttcaagaaaaacatgattttcatgcaggacaatgctccatcacacgcgtccaagtactccacagcgtggctggcaagaaagggtataaaagaagaaaaactaatgacatggccaccttgttcacctgatctgaaccccattgagaacctgtggtccatcatcaaatgtgagatttacaaggagggaaaacagtacacctctctgaacagtgtctgggaggctgtggttgctgctgcacgcaatgttgatggtgaacagatcaaaacactgacagaatccatggatggcaggcttttgagtgtccttgcaaagaaaggtggctatattggtcgctgatttgtttttgttttgtttttgaatatcagaaatgtatatttgtgaatgtggagatgttatattggtttcactggtaaaaaaaaaaaattgaaatgggtatatatttgttttttgttaagttgcctaataatcatgcacagtaatagtcacctgcacacacagatatccccctaaaatagctaaaactaacaacaaactaaaaactacttccaaaaacattcagctttgatattaatgagttttttggattcactgagaacatggttgttgttcaataataaaattattcctcagaaatacaacttgcctaataattctgcactccctgtagattaTTTTGGTTAGATTATTCATAAGGagacaaaaggaaacaaaaattattaaaacGTTTGTTGATATGAAAATATTCTTTTAGTTTATAAAGTGGTTCTGCTTCAGTATTCTTTAAAGAACATAATGTTCGCAAGCACTGTGACCACACGATGAGTCAGACATCTACTGGTACAGACATGCACGTCTGCTACAAAATGTTGACTTCTTTGTGGCTTACTTGCTAGGAAGGATGTGTTTGGTGACAAAGTCATTGGGGGGCACAGTCATTTCTTAAACCATTAAACGACTACTCTAAAAAACAATGACTCATATTACTGAGCTTTCTCAAGGTAAAGATTACTTTGTGTGGGCCATTTAAtttgttcttaaaaaaaaaaaagcttttctgtcatttaatgctGTTACATTCTTGGTCTAAAGAGGGAACTGAACGCAACAAGAAAAGTGACCCTCCAGTCACACACCACCcaagaaagagcaaaaacagaatACTTTTCAAAATACTATGTAGCCATTTATTTAAGTCAGCAGTGAGCAAtgccaaaataacaaaactctAAAGGGCCCTAAGCCCAACCAAAAGACAACTTGCTTACCTAAGCTTATAAGTGATAAACAGGAGGAAACTGAGCCAACAGAAATCGACAGATTATTTTATAAAGATGATTTTTCAAAAGCAGAACCTGCAGAAGCCAGTCTGTCCTTCATTGTGGCTTCTTATGTGTGCTCATGGCTGGTTAGGTCTACACTCACCttgttgtattatttttaatagaCTGAAAATGTCTGAATATAATTTACCAAGTACTAATTGTTTATAGGACAAGATGGAGAGTTGTGGATCATATGcacatatttaaatatgttttaagtttTTAACAATTAGCCTTGTAAAGGCACAGCCTGAGGCGACtatttagaaaagaaagaacTACTTAACTAACAGTTTTTCAGCCACAATGAAGACCATTTCTTTCATCCCCTGGTTTTTGGTAATGCGGCTCCTTCAGCATGATGGTTTACTTCAGATCCAGTGTCCACCATCTGGTTTGAGGTTTAGCACCatgacaggcaccaaccaccttgcagctgcagctcagtgcagcCGCTTCACCAATGAAGGTGCTGAACATGGTCTGCTTAGGCTAAATGTCCCCAGTCTTCCTCTGACAGCTCAGCACTTTTTAAGGATTCAAggagctttattgtcattcacaTAGACATAGAGTGCAACAACCTGAGTACCAGTATGGAGCATGGATATAAAATGTAGGTATAAATATAGGTATAAATATTTTAGCAGCAAAAGGGCATGATGACCAGCATTGATAAAGTGACAGTGTCAGTAAGTGTCATTAGTGATTAAGGTGCTACAATATCAGCTCTTGTCCATTTATGCATTGAGAAGTCTCACAGCTTCAAAATGAAGCTGCTTCTCAGTCTGGTGGTTTTGCATTTAATGCTCCTCAGAGACTGTTTTTCCTGCACCGGTCCTCCAAGTGTTCCACCTCCTTCCTGCAACCtgtctcatcattgtttgtGATGCAACCAACCACAgctgtgtcgtccgcaaacttcacaatatgACAGCCTGGATGGTTGGGTAAGCAGTCATATGTAAGCAGCATGAACAGGAGGGGACTTggcacacagccctgaggggagccagTGCTGAGGACTATGGAAGATAAGGAGACATTGTGGATCCTCACAGACGGCGGTCTGTTGGCCAGCAAGTCCAGAACCCAGTTACAAAGAGAGGAACTCAGTCCAAGAGTCAGTAACTTATCAACAAGTGTCTGCGGGATCATTGTGTTGAATGCAGATGAGAAGTCCATAAAGAGCATACTATTAGTCCTTTATTCATCCAggtaaaaaaatctcattgagaataaaaatctcattttcgAACGTATGAATTCTTCTGCTCCAGGTCGATGAGGGTGGTTTGAACCACAGAAGAGATGGCATCTTCTGTGGATCGATTCTTCCGGTAGGCGTACTGGTCTGGGTCTGAAGTGACACTGATGGTGGCTTTGATATGGGCCATAATCAGCCTCTCAAAGCATTTTGTGACAATCGGCGTGAGGGTTACTGGGTGATAGTCATTTCGACCTGTCACAGCAGAGCTCTTGGGGACTGGGATGATGGTGGCGGTCTTCATACAGGTGGGGAGAGCTGCCTGGATGAGGGAGGAGTTAAAGATGTCTGTCAGGACCTCAGTGAGCTGATCAGCCCAGTTCCTCAAAACCCGCCTGGGGATGTTATCTGGGGCGGCAGCTTTGCGGGGTTTAATCCTCTTGAGGGTCCTCTTCACTTCAGCTGTGGTCACACTGAGGGTTTCTTCATCTGATGGTGGTGAGAGTCTGTTTGTTGGGGAGGGGGTTAGGTTAGGGTCCTCAAAGTGGGTATAGAACCAGTTGAGAGCCTCAGGCAGAGAAGGATCCCTAGGGCATTGTGTATCCAAAAGTATtcagcccccttgaacttttccacattttgtcacattacagccacaaacatgaatcaattttattggaattccacgtgaaagaccaacacaaagtggtgtacatgtgagaagtggaacgaaaatcatacatgattccaaacattttttacaaataaataacagcaaagtggggtgtgcgtaattattcagccccctgagtcaatactttgtagaaccaccttttgctgcaattacagctgccagtcttttagggtatgtctctaccagctttgcacatctagagactgaaatccttgcccattcttctttgcaaaacagctccagctcagtcagattagatggacagcgtttgtgatcagcagttttcagatcttgccacagattcttgaTTGGATTtaggactttgactgggccattctaacacatggatatgtttggttttaaaccattccattgttgccctggctttatgtttagggtcgttgtcctgctggaaggtgaacctccgccccagtctcaagtcttttgcagactaaaagaggttttcttccaagattgccctgtatttggctccatccatcgtcccatcaactctgaccagcttccgtgtccctgctgaagagaagcaccccccgagcatgatgctgccaccaccatatctgacagcggggatggtgtgttcagagtgatgtacagtgttagttttccgccacacatagcattttgcattttggccaaaaagttcaattttggtctcatctgaccagagcaccttcttccacatgtttgctgtgtcccccacatggcttgtggcaaactgcaaacaggacttcttatggttttctgttaacaatggctttcttct
Coding sequences within:
- the LOC113023237 gene encoding uncharacterized protein LOC113023237, which codes for MKPLHVLVSFCFSAVSMVASEVLEVSGRVGGEVSILCSGSWNRDSGAKHNSMYFCKGVCSSESILIQSERRRSTVASQGRYSINNGREDGVFNVAIKKLEKADTGRYRCGVEKTLNVLYREINLIVVEASTVPRSPSSTTIIPNKTALLSHDSFTSSTEQSPAPSSPSDGKRNRHEASRLTDTTMVIIVSGSLALLVCAIIPVIFYGHWRSHTGPNRAEDNKGEGDHREENTDVGSGQVAVELQAFESDVAPETDDNYTSAYAAIYEAREPQTMD